From Fusarium oxysporum f. sp. lycopersici 4287 chromosome 13, whole genome shotgun sequence, one genomic window encodes:
- a CDS encoding amidase: protein MEPWHHTATQILENIRSGNLTVEQYASSLLERIKQRDDDVKAWAYLDRKAVLERARALDQVPKDQRGPLHGLPVGIKDIILTKDMPTENGSTIYKNDHPVIDAGSVMVLRQAGCLIFGKTTTTEFAASFTGPATRNAHSTAHTPGGSSAGSAAAVADFQIPVALGSQTVGSIVRPAAFNGIYGFKPTWGAITREGQKFCAPTVDTIGFFSRSVSDFEILSDVFALHDDENSTFDNIKGLKFAVCRTSKWDLAGEGTIAAMDKAVELLKAHGAEVEELDLGPDFDQVIDWHFTLVHLEGATSLWPEYYQDKDKLDPVLAKGVQEKHKISRKAQLDAYDGLAALRPRFDKMADKYVAVLVPSVFDEAPEGLGNTGSPVFAATWTALHTPVVNIPGFRGKSNLPVGVSLVFARLRDRHLLKVSEAVGHIFEAEGGWNRQSRSG, encoded by the exons ATGGAGCCCTGGCACCACACAGCGACACAAATCCTGGAGAACATTCGCTCTGGTAATCTCACAGTTGAGCAGTATGCTTCATCACTACTTGAGCGAATCAAGCAACGAGATGACGATGTCAAAGCTTGGGCATATCTTGACCGAAAAGCTGTTTTGGAACGGGCTAGAGCATTAGATCAAGTGCCAAAGGACCAGCGAGGACCACTGCATGGCCTTCCTGTTGGTATCAAGGACATCATATTGACCAAAG ATATGCCGACCGAAAATGGTTCAACTATCTATAAGAACGATCATCCCGTAATCGACGCCGGATCGGTCATGGTTCTCCGTCAAGCAGGATGCCTCATCTTCG GTAAAACTACAACAACCGAGTTTGCCGCATCCTTCACGGGTCCAGCTACTCGCAATGCACATAGTACCGCTCATACCCCAGGAGGCTCCTCAGCCGGTTCAGCCGCCGCAGTAGCAGACTTTCAGATCCCCGTTGCTCTTGGTTCACAAACTGTAGGCTCCATTGTTCGACCAGCTGCATTCAACGGCATCTACGGTTTCAAGCCTACATGGGGAGCTATCACGAGAGAGGGGCAGAAGTTCTGTGCTCCAACTGTTGATACTATTGGCTTCTTTTCCCGAAGCGTTTCGGATTTTGAGATACTAAGTGACGTGTTTGCTTTACACGATGATGAGAACAGCACGTTTGATAATATCAAAGGTTTGAAATTTGCTGTATGTCGGACGTCGAAGTGGGACTTGGCTGGAGAGGGCACGATCGCGGCTATGGATAAAGCTGTAGAGCTTCTGAAAGCACATGGCGCcgaagttgaagagcttgatctcGGCCCAGACTTTGACCAAGTCATTGACTGGCACTTTACCCTCGTACACCTTGAGGGTGCAACGAGCCTGTGGCCAGAGTATTACCAAGACAAAGATAAGCTTGATCCAGTGTTGGCTAAAGGTGTTCAAGAGAAGCACAAAATCTCACGAAAGGCCCAGCTCGATGCTTATGATGGGCTTGCAGCTCTACGACCCCGGTTCGACAAGATGGCAGATAAGTATGTCGCTGTGCTAGTTCCGAGTGTCTTCGACGAAGCTCCTGAAGGCCTTGGAAACACAGGAAGCCCTGTTTTTGCAGCGACTTGGACG GCGTTACATACACCAGTGGTCAATATTCCAGGTTTTCGTGGGAAGAGTAACTTACCTGTTGGAGTTTCTCTTGTGTTTGCGAGACTTCGTGATCGTCACCTCCTCAAGGTGAGCGAGGCGGTTGGTCACATCTTCGAGGCAGAGGGTGGGTGGAATAGGCAGTCTAGGTCAGGTTAG
- a CDS encoding AAT family amino acid transporter, which produces MTNYMTMDIQAKTDAHPQVNESTPSTKSIEHGTNDTELERALHGRHLQFIAIGAAVGTGLFIGTGNALATAGPVSLLIAFIFVGSLLFAVMTALGEMAAYIPVAGAFTTYASRFLDPTFGFAMGWIYWFSWTITFALELTAAGLIIQYWEKGLNIGIWIAVFWVLFTAANFMPVRWFGEFEMWFSSIKVITIIGFIIFSICVNAGVGDQGYLGFKYWKDPGAFSEHLVEGDVGRFVGFWSVLITAGFSYQGSELVAIGAGETKDPRKTIPSAMRWTFWGVFSIFIATVFFLGLNIPSTNKDLLSESQDASASPLVIVAQLAGVSVLPSILNAVLLTAVLTAANSDVYSSSRILISLADSGHAPAFLKKTNRFGTPYNAVGVCAAVGFLSFLNLSNDGTVVFNWFLSITSVAGFIAWAIISLCHIRFMKALSLQGISRSELPYVAPLQPYLSWYGLFFSVLIIITSGFQVFIEWDTSSFFTAYISLILFIVMFVGHKLIFRTKLVPLSEMDIISGSDI; this is translated from the coding sequence ATGACGAACTACATGACCATGGAtatccaagccaagacagACGCTCACCCCCAGGTGAACGAATCGACGCCCTCCACCAAATCAATCGAGCATGGCACCAACGACACTGAACTTGAACGCGCCCTCCATGGCCGCCATCTCCAGTTTATCGCTATCGGCGCCGCGGTCGGTACAGGTCTCTTCATCGGCACGGGCAACGCCCTCGCAACAGCCGGCCCCGTCTCCCTCCTCATAGCATTCATCTTCGTCGGAAGTCTTCTCTTCGCAGTAATGACAGCCCTAGGCGAAATGGCAGCATACATCCCCGTCGCAGGCGCCTTTACAACATACGCCTCGCGCTTTCTCGACCCGACATTTGGCTTTGCCATGGGTTGGATTTATTGGTTTAGCTGGACCATCACGTTTGCGCTTGAGTTGACAGCTGCGGGACTGATCATCCAGTACTGGGAGAAGGGACTGAATATCGGTATCTGGATCGCCGTGTTTTGGGTCCTCTTCACTGCTGCCAATTTCATGCCTGTTCGTTGGTTTGGAGAGTTTGAAATGTGGTTCTCGAGCATCAAGGTCATCACTATCATTGGCTTCATTATCTTTTCGATTTGCGTCAACGCCGGCGTTGGAGACCAAGGATATCTCGGGTTCAAGTACTGGAAGGACCCTGGAGCTTTCAGTGAGCATCTTGTCGAGGGAGATGTTGGCCGTTTCGTCGGCTTTTGGTCCGTATTAATCACCGCCGGTTTCAGTTATCAGGGTTCAGAATTGGTAGCCATCGGTGCAGGCGAAACAAAGGATCCGCGCAAGACGATCCCTTCAGCTATGCGTTGGACCTTTTGGGGCgtcttctcaatcttcatcGCGACCGTGTTCTTCCTCGGTCTCAATATCCCGTCGACGAACAAAGACCTTCTCAGCGAATCGCAAGACGCTTCAGCATCTCCTCTGGTTATTGTCGCTCAATTGGCTGGTGTTTCAGTACTGCCTTCCATCCTCAACGCGGTTCTGCTGACTGCTGTATTGACTGCTGCGAACTCGGATGTGTATTCCAGCAGCCGCATTCTCATCTCCTTAGCAGACTCGGGCCACGCACCGGCATttttgaagaagacgaaCCGATTCGGAACGCCTTATAATGCCGTCGGTGTCTGCGCCGCTGTCGGCTTTTTGTCTTTCCTCAATCTATCGAACGACGGAACTGTTGTGTTCAACTGGTTCTTGAGCATTACCTCTGTTGCGGGATTTATCGCATGGGCTATCATTTCGCTCTGTCACATTCGCTTCATGAAGGCCTTGTCTCTTCAAGGGATTTCCCGATCCGAATTACCCTACGTTGCGCCCTTGCAGCCATACTTGTCTTGGTATGGTCTGTTCTTCAGCGTGTTGATTATCATCACGAGTGGCTTTCAGGTGTTTATCGAGTGGGATACCAGCTCCTTTTTCACTGCGTACATtagcttgatcttgttcatCGTCATGTTTGTTGGTCACAAGTTGATTTTCCGGACTAAGCTGGTTCCATTGAGTGAGATGGACATCATTAGCGGGAGCGATATCTAA